A genome region from Schistocerca americana isolate TAMUIC-IGC-003095 chromosome 1, iqSchAmer2.1, whole genome shotgun sequence includes the following:
- the LOC124622995 gene encoding uncharacterized protein LOC124622995: MCPKYIDDAQEVDFIRKTAVIDRELHRLNVDIAGLQETRLPDAGSIREDNYTFFWQGKSQDEPRLHGVGFAVKNALLDCTVPPSGGTERIIDLKICSSSGTVNILNVYAPTLSSCMEEKDLFYDLLSDRIAKVPSTETLYILGDFNARVGSDNEIWPNCLGHHGVRKMNENGQRLLEVCCFYGLCITNTYFQLKGQHKVSWRHPRSHHWHQLDLVIARRTGLRNVLLTRSYHSADCNTDHALVACTLRLTPKKCHHAKPRGHPRINTDHVHDTQRKQDFASNFESAFPGNVQAEWNVDKKWAKLSGTIYNSAVLAYGIKGKRNKDWYEQNLEEMEPVTEAKRKALLAYKRNPNERTRDDLRKAKNRAQQTSRRCANNYWLNLCVGIQKAADSGNAKAMYDGIKKAIGPTVRKTAPLKSKTGEVITDEGKQMERWVEHYLELYAVENEVSKDACDAIKQMPVMEELDAMPTMEELSREIDSLANGKAPGEDGIPAEVIKYNKPVLLKHLYSLITTSWEEGYVPMKPPPLLLLLLLLPLLPRPCRRRRRRRSTPTNIDTNQFGLSGVARSAPPALRGGVRGAKGAGEGDGARVVGGGWRKELGRIEQQRKQNRVVPGDSPPPSPAGGEYERWRPGWVVSSTPKGEPDGGAGRRKTDGATGAKLKVAPRRWTRVAALTWRADDPAKRTRAARLACRLTDTTALPSDSAWRTNNWNG, from the exons atgtgtccaaagtacattgacgatgcccaagaggttgatttcatccgtaagactgccgtaattgacagagagctccatcgtttgaatgttgacatcgcgggactgcaggagacgcggcttccagatgcgggctctatcagggaggataattacacattcttctggcaggggaagtctcaagacgagccaagacttcatggcgtaggatttgctgttaaaaacgccctcctggactgtactgtgccaccatccggtggaacagagcgaattattgatttgaaaatatgctcctcaagtggcactgtcaacatcctaaatgTGTACGCTCCTACCTTATCATCCtgcatggaagagaaggatctgttttatgatttactcagtgacagaatagccaaggtacctagcaccgagacactgtatattctaggggactttaatgctagagttggatcagataacgaaatatggccgaattgcctgggacatcatggggtgagaaaaatgaatgaaaatggccagagactgcttgaagtttgctgcttttatggactctgtatcacaaacacatatttccagcttaagggtcagcacaaggtgtcttggagacacccgcgctctcatcactggcatcaacttgacttagtcatagctaggcgtactggtctcagaaatgtgctactgacacgaagttatcatagtgctgattgcaacacAGACCACGCCCTAGTGGCGtgcacattgaggctcactcctaagaaatgtcaccacgctaaaccgagaggtcatccccgtatcaacacagatcatgttcatgacacacaaagaaagcaggattttgccagtaattttgaaagtgctttcccaggaaacgtgcaagcagaatggaatgttgataagaaatgggcaaaactctcgggtacaatctacaactcagcagtactggcctatggaataaaaggaaaaagaaacaaggactggtacgagcaaaatttggaagaaatggaaccagtcactgaggctaaacggaaagccctgcttgcttacaaaagaaacccaaatgaaagaactcgagatgacctacgaaaagcaaagaacagggcacagcaaacatccaggagatgcgcaaataactactggctgaatttatgtgtaggtatacagaaagcggccgactctgggaatgctaaggcaatgtacgatggtattaagaaagcaattggaccaactgtcaggaaaacagctcctctgaagtccaagacgggtgaagtcattactgatgaaggcaaacaaatggaacgctgggttgaacactacctcgagttgtatgcagtcgagaatgaagttagcaaggatgcatgtgacgccatcaaacaaatgccagttatggaagaactagatgcaatgcctactatggaagaacttagtagagaaatagattctcttgctaacggaaaggccccaggtgaagatgggatccctgcagaggttattaagtataacaagcctgttcttctcaaacatttatattcacttatcacaaccagctgggaagaaggttatgtcccgatga AACCGccccctctgctgctgctgctgctgctgctgccgctgctgccacggccttgccgccgccgccgccgccgccgctccacgCCCACCAACATAGACACAAATCAGTTTGGTTTATCTGGCGTCGCGA GGAGCGCGCCGCCCGCCCTCCGGGGAGGAGTTAGGGGTGcgaagggggcgggggagggggatggggcgcGCGTCGTGGGAGGAGGGTGGCGGAAGGAGTTGGGGAGAATCGAACAACAGCGCAAACAAAACAGGGTAGTCCCCGGggattcccctcccccttccccagcgGGTGGGGAGTACGAGAGGTGGAGACCCGGGTGGGTGGTGAGCTCCACCCCAAAAGGGGAGCCAGACGGCGGAGCGGGTAGACGCAAGACCGATGGCGCGACCGGCGCCAAATTGAAAGTGGCGCCCAGGCGCTGGACTCGCGTGGCGGCACTCACTTGGCGTGCCGACGACCCCGCCAAACGGACCCGAGCTGCCCGACTCGCCTGCCGACTGACTGACACTACTGCTCTGCCCTCCGACTCAGCTTGGAGGACGAACAACTGGAACGGATGA